The following is a genomic window from Crossiella equi.
CTCACCGGCCTGCTGGGAGGTGGCCGTCGATGATCACCAGGAGGGTGCGCGTCCAGATCATCGCGTTCGTGGTGATCGCGCTGCTCGGTGTCAGCTTCGTCGGCGCGCGGTACGCCGGGCTGGACCGCCTGTTCGGCGCGCGCGGGTACGTGGTGACCATGCGGCTGGCCGACTCCGGCGGCATCTTCACCAACGCCGAGGTCGCCTACCGGGGCGTCACCGTCGGCCGGGTCGGGCAGCTGCGGCTGACCGCGACCGGGCTGGAGGTCGACCTGGACATCGACTCCGACACCCGCATCCCGGCGGACACCAAGGCCGTGGTGACCAACCGGTCCGCGGTCGGCGAGCAGTACGTGGACCTGCGGCCCAACACCGACGCGGGCCCCTACCTCGCGGGCGGCTCGGTGATCTCGGTGGACCGCACCGCGACCCCGCCGCCGGTGGAGACGCTGCTGGCCAACCTGGACGGCCTGACCACCTCGGTGCCGCTGGACTCGCTGCGCACCGTGGTCAACGAGCTGGGCACCGCCTTCGACGGCGCGGGCCCGCAGCTGCAACGGCTGCTGGACACCACCTCGGTGTTCACCAAGGACGCGGTGAAGAACCTGCCCGGCACGCTGGAGCTGCTGCGCAACGCGCGCACCGTGCTCGGCACGCAGAACCAGCAGGGCTCGTCGATCACCAGCTTCAGCAAGGACCTGCGGCTGCTCGCCGCGCAGCTCGGCAAGTCCGACGGCGACCTGCGCGCGGTGATCGACAACGGGCCGAAGGCCGCGGGCCAGCTCAGCGCGCTGCTGCGCGAGTCCGGGCAGGGCATCTCCGAGCTGACCGCGAACCTGCTCACCACCGTGGACGTGGCGCTGCCGCGCAAGGACGGCCTGGAACAGGCGATGGTGACCTACCCGCTGGTCGTCGGCGGTGCGTTCACCGTGGCGCCCGGCGACGGCACCGCGCACTTCGGCCTGGCGATCAACCTGTTCGACCCGCCGCCGTGCACCAAGGGCTACGAGACGACCAACCGGCGGCCCGGCAACGCGACCGGCCCGGTGGTGCTCAACACCCGGGCGTACTGCGCGGAGGGCCCGGGCAGTCCGGTGGACGTGCGCGGGGCGCAGAACGCGCCGTACGGCGGCAAGCCGATGACGCCGCCGCCGTCGACCAAGACCGTGGTCGGGCCCGCCCGGCAGCCCCAGCCCGGCGCGGCGTCCGGCCTGCTGGCACTGTTGCAGTTGCCCGGTGGCCAGGCACCCAGCACGCTGGCCCAAATGCTCGGCCTGCCCGGCTGAGCCCGTCTGGAGTTCGCGCATGACCGACACCCCCGCTCGCCCGCTGACCCTCGGCGCGGTCGCGCTCGTCGTCCTGGCCGCCGTCTTCGCCGGGTGGTACGGCATCTCCTGGGCCTCGGCCTCCTCCGACGACGGCCTGGCCTTCGCCCGGGAGCGCGACGAGGTGGTCCTGGTCGGCCAGCAGCACGTGGTGAACCTGCTGCACCAGGACTACCGCCGCTACGACGAGATCTTCGAGCAGCTGCGCGCGGGCTCGATCACCGCGCCGCTCACCGACGCCCTGTCCGCCGACCGCGAGGCCACGAAGAAGTACCTCAACGACGGCAAGCTGGTGACCACGGCGAAGATGCGGGAGAGTGCGCTGACCGAGCTGGACGTGCGCGCGGGCAAGGCCAAGATGCTGGCCATTGTCGAGCTGACCGCCACGGCGGGGGACAAGCCGCCCACGGTCTCCACCGGCCGCGTCGCCGTGGAGCTGACCAGGACCCCCGACGGCTGGAAGCTGAGCGGCCTGGACGCCGTCCGCCCCGCCCCGGCCGTCTGACCAGGAGATCTCGTGCCCCCGATCCGCCGCAACCGGCCCACTCCCACCCCGTCCCGCCACCCGAAGGTCGCGGGCGCGAACCGCCGTCCCACCACCGCCCGCCCGGCGGAGGAGGAGCCGACGACGAGCGCCCCGGCGGCGGAACCGGGCGTGGAACTGTCCGCGAACGGCGTCCTGGCCCCGGAACCGGAGGCGGCGGAGTCCCCGCGCCCAACCCCGGGCCCGAGGGCAACGGCCCGGGCCAAAGCCCGCACCGAGCCGAAGCCGGAAGCCGCGACCGAGCCCGAGCCCGAGCCGGAGCCGGAGCCCGCGGAGAAGCCCGCCCCCGCGGTAGACCTGCTGCCCCCGAAGGCCAAACACGCGAAGTCCAAGCCCACCGAGCCCGCCCCGAAGGGCTGGCTCCTCCCGGTGGCCCTGGTCCTGGTGGCGGCGGTCCTGACGGTCGCGGGCTTCTGGTTCCGCGCCGAGTACCTCCAGGCCGAGAGCGGCGGCAGCAACCAGGCACTGGTCGACACGGCACGCACCAGCGAGGTGGTCGGCCAGGTCACCACGGCCATCCAGACGGTGCTCTCCTACAACTTCGCCGAACCCACCAAGAACGAACAGGCGGCCAAGGACGTCCTGATCGGCAAGGCCACCCAGGACTACGACACGATCCTCACCGGCCTCCGCAAAACCGGCCCGGAGCAGAAGCTCGTCTACAGCACGATCGTCCGCTCCGCCGCCGTCCGGGTCCTGGAGGACGACCGCGCCATGGTCCTGGTCTTCGCCGACCAGCACAGCGAACGCGCCTCCGACGGCTACCGGGGCGACACCGCGTTGCAGGTCGTGGTGAACGCGCAGCAGGTCGACGGCAAGTGGAAGATCACCGAGATCCAGCCGCGCTGAGCTATTTCGGGTGCTCCTCGTCGGTGGCCTGCTTCGCCCCTTCCTTGACCGGTACCGCGCCCTTGTGGCTGATCACCTGTCCTGGCCACCTCAACCGCTTGGTCGCGGCGTCACCGAAGTTGTTCGCGCTGGTCACGCCCCGCTGCACGGAGGCGTGCACGGCCTTGAACGAGGACGCGGCGTTGTCCGCGCTGAGCGCGACCCGGCGCAGGAACACGCCGAGCTTCTCGATGGCGTCGACCAGCGTCCTGAGCCTGCTGAAGATCTTCTTCGCCAGGATGCACGCGTCGGCGATGGCGCTGACGATGAAGGCAGCCACCGAGGCGCCGAAGGTGAACACCGCCGCCAGCCCGGCCGCGATCAGCTTGCCGACCCACTTGCCCACCAGCTCGGCGATGAGGTCGAAGATCAGCCCGCGCACCGCGGCCACGGCGATGCCGGAGTTCTGCACCAGCTCGGCGGCACCGTCCGCCCGGTCCGCGGCGGACCGCAAGGCACCGATGTAGGCCTTGGCGGTCTGCTGGTACACCTGTCCGGACGGGGTCTTGGCCATCCACGGCCCCACCGAGCTCAGCTCCTGCTCGTAGTCGGCGGCCGCGCCCCTCAGCTCCTTCGAGATGTTCTCCCAGGTCGCCTTGAGCGACTTCACCGTGTCCGGGTCACCGGTGACCACCTCGATGCCCTCGCGCAGGAAGTCCACGTGCTCGATCAACCAGCCCGCGGCGGCCTTGCCCAGCTCGCCGAACGGGTTCATCACGATGCCGAGCACGTCGAGGGTGACGATCGTGACGTCCACTCCGAACTCGGTCCAGCTGCCGTCGTCCTTTCCAAGCCGCATGCCGTCGGTGATGGCCTCCTTGAGGCTGTCCGCGATACCGGCGCCCTTGAGGGTGACATCGCCCTGGAAGAAGCCGTGCTCAGGCTTCTCCTCCACAATCAGGTTGTTCGTCTTCGGATTGGTGTCGAGCGTCGGCCTGGCCGGTTCGAATCGAGGCTGGTCCCCACTCATTTGCCCATCCCCTTGAACATCTGCTCCATGGCCTGCTCGACCTGCTCGTAGGTGGCGCGGCAGTCCTCCACGGCCGCGCCACACACCGCGCCGGTCTCACTCAGCGCGGCGATCATCGTGGCGACGCTGCCGTTCAGCGTGTTCACCACGGTCTCGCCGTACGGGTAGAGCAGCACGCCCCAGGCTTCGAGGTTGCGCGCGCCGTTGGCTGCCGCACCTGCTGCCTTCTGCACCCGGTCCGCGACGCCCTGAACCGCCTGCGCGTGCGCCTGGAGCGCGGGCAGGTCGCTGTGGATGCCGGTCATCACCAGCCGTCCTCTCGCATGATCGGCCGGTCGCCGCCCTCGTCATCGGGGCGCCTGCGCGGCGGCGGGGCGTCTTCCTCGACCTGTTCCGGCAGCTGCTCCTTGATGAAGTCCATCGCTTCGGAGTCGTCCCCGATGACCGCCGCCATGATCTCGGCGGTGCGCTGCCCGGCGCGGCCCTGCGCCTGCCGGATGGTCGTCATGATCTCCGCCGCCAGCGCCTGGTGCCCGAGCTGGTCGGCCTTGGCGGTGAGCCGAAGAGCGGTGAGCGCCCCACCGGGGTTCACCGTCACGGTGACCGCGCCGCCGCGGCTGCTGACCGTGGTGTGCGCGTCGCTCAGCTCCTGCTTGGCCTGTTCAGCACGGGCCTGGAGCGCAACGATCCGTGCTTCCTGCGCGGCCAGCCAGGCGTGCGGATCGATGATCGGTCCGGTCATGTCCCCCTGTTTCCTTCCTCATGCGTCGTGCTGAGCACGTTGCTGCTCCGACGGAGCATCCGGCAACGCGGTTCCCTCGGTCGGGCGACGGCGTGGCCGGACGATCGTGTAGAGGCCACCGAGCACCAGGACGAGCCACAGCGCGACCGCCGCGGCCTGGCCGAAGCCCAGCCACCACCGGGCCGCACCGGACGGGTTCGGGTGGTCGGCGGGCACTGTCCACCAGGCCACGCACTGCCTGCCGCACGACTCTTTGGCCGAGCGCACCTCGACCCGCTGCCCGCTGATGTCCCGCTGCGACTGCACCGTCGTCTTGCCGGGGGGCAGTGTGCCGCCCTGCCAGGTGGCCTCCGCCGGGCACTCGTACTCCACGAACTCCGTGACCAAGAGGCCGGTCACCTGGCGCCTGCACTGGTCGACGGTCGCGGTGCCGGTGGCCCGCACCTCGTTGCTCGGGCTGGTGCCGAGCTGGAAGTCCATGCCGCCGATGGTCCGGGCGATCCCCCCGAGACCGATGTAGCCGACGAAGACCACAGCCGCCGCGGCGGTGTTCACGAGCACCTTCGACCTGCCGTCCTTGCGGGGCTTGCCCGGGCCGTTGATGAGCCAGAACAGCGCGATCGCCCCGATGATCATGCACAGGAGCATCGTCGTGACGCCCCAGAGCTGTGCCGGGCCCCGGACCTCGGCCCCGGCCTTCGGGTGGTCGACCGGTACCACTGTCGTCTTGTCGCAGCCGACGCACACGCTGCCTTTGCCCTCGCGGACGTCGACCTGCCGTCCGCTGAGATCTGAACGGGACCACACGGTCTCGGTTTCCGGTATCTGGCTCGTCATGCTCTTCAGGCGCCACCTCACGCTGGCCGTGCATCGGTAGGAGGTGTAGCGGAAGAACACCGCGTTGGTGTCCTCCCTCTCGCAGGCGCCCACGGTCGCGATACCGGTGCGCAGGGCGTCCTCGCCGGGCAGCCCGCCCTTGTCGAAGATGGCCGCGGTCACCGTGAGGTCGGCCAGCACCCCCAGGTAGATCACCACCGCCAGGACGGCCGCGTTGGCGAGACGGAAGAGGATCGCGGGGCGTTTGGGGGCGGCCATGTGGCCGAAGCGTAGAGAATTGCCGGGGTGGCACAGGTTCGGTTGGCGAAGATTGGGGTTGGTTCACCCGCGAGTTGGCCGCCGCGCGAAAGTTGCCGTGCTGACCTGGGATTTCCGGTCTCACCGGATCGTGGGATCGTCGGCGGTGGCTGTGCCAACCTGGCACGGCGCAGGCTCGACTCATGGAAATCGCACGCAAACGACTGCCCCGCGGACCACCGGCACTACGACAAGTGGGTGAGATCCTCGCGGTTGTGCCTGGTGGTGTGGGCTCGGTTTTGCGAAGTCCCATTCGGTCACGAAACGCTAACGGTGGCTGTGGCATAGTCGGGCCCCATGCGTGAGTCCGAGCCCGACGGGATCACCGAGCTGACCGAGGAGCAGGTGGCCTTCCTGGCCGAGCTGCCCGCGGCACGCAGGCACGAGCTCCTCGACTGGTGGCACGCCCGGCGGGCGGCACTGGTGGCGCTGCGCGAGGACGGGAAGCGGTTCGCCGACCGGCTGGACGAGTTGGTCGGCGAGATGCAGGCGGAGCTGGGCGATCAGCCCAGCGAGGAGGCCAAGGAGTCCTTCACCGACCTGCTCACCGGGCTGGCGCTCGTCGCCGAGTCCGGACGTGCCTTCGCCAGGGATGACGTCGACGCGGCCGTGGAGCTCAGCTCCGTCGCGGGTGACTACATGCGCCGGGCGGGGGAGGAGTAAGTCCCCGCGCGTTCAGGAGCACACCTGCCGTGAAGCTCAAGGAACACCTGCGCGGGCTCGACCGGTCGGAGCTGCTGCGGCTGTTGGAGCTGCGCCCCGATGTCCTGGTCGAACCCGCGCCCCGTGACTGGGAGGGACTGGCCAAGTCCCTCAGCACCCACTCGGCCCTCCAGCGGACCCTCGAACACCTCGACCGCGACGCCCTGCACGTCACGCAGGCCCTCCAGGTCCTCGGCCCCGACGCCACCCCGGAGTCGGTCGCCGTGCTGCTCGACTCGCCGCCCCCACTCGTCGAGTCCGCGCTCGACCGCCTGCGCGCCCGCGCGCTGGTCTGGCAGACCCCCGACGGGCGCCTGGCCTGCCCACCCCGGCTGGCCGGGTGGTGGGCCGTCCCGCTCGGGCTCGGCGCACCCGCCGCCGAGCTGCTCGCCGGGTACGCCCTGCCCGCGCTCCGCGAGCTGGCCGCCGCCCACGGGCTGCCCGACAGCACCCGGGGCAGCCTCACCGACGCCTTGGCCGCCCGGCTCGGCACCGCGGTCGCCGGGCTGCCCGACGAGGAACTGGCCGTCCTGCGCACCCTGGCCGAGGGCGCCCCGCGCCGCGAGCTCACCGAGCCCGCCCGTGCCGGGCTGGCACCGCTGCTCGACCGGGGGCTGCTGCTGCACCGCGGCAAGACCGGCGTCGAACTGCCACGCGAGGTCGGGCTGGCCCTCGAACCCCGGCGCGGCCGCCACCGCCTCACCGGGCCGCCTCCGCTGCCGGTCGCCGAGGCCAGCGCCCGGCTCACCGTCGACGAGTCCTCCATCGCCGCGGCCGAGGCCGTCCGGCAGGCCACCACGCTGCTGGAGGCCGCCGAGGCCAGCCCGGTCCCCGCGCTGCTCACCGGCGGGGTCGGTACCCGGGAGCGGCGCAGGCTCGCCCGCGTCCTCCGCTGCCCCCTGCCCGCCACCGCGCTCTGGCTCGACCTAGCCCACTCCGCCGGGCTGCTCGGGCAGCACACCGTCGGCCGCGGGCCCGGCAAGGCCTACGCGCCCACCAGCGCCTACGACACCTGGCGGGCCCGGCCGCCCGCCGCGCGCTGGGTCACGCTCGCCCGTGCCTGGCTGCGCCTCGAGGAGGCGCCCACCCACCGTGTGCGAGCCGACGGCAAGCCCGTGCCACCCCCGCTGCCCAACCCCGGGCCCGCCGCCCGACAGCGGGCCGCCCTGCTCCGGCTCTACGCGGAGCTGCCCGAGGACCGGGGCGTAGCCG
Proteins encoded in this region:
- a CDS encoding DUF6346 domain-containing protein; the encoded protein is MAAPKRPAILFRLANAAVLAVVIYLGVLADLTVTAAIFDKGGLPGEDALRTGIATVGACEREDTNAVFFRYTSYRCTASVRWRLKSMTSQIPETETVWSRSDLSGRQVDVREGKGSVCVGCDKTTVVPVDHPKAGAEVRGPAQLWGVTTMLLCMIIGAIALFWLINGPGKPRKDGRSKVLVNTAAAAVVFVGYIGLGGIARTIGGMDFQLGTSPSNEVRATGTATVDQCRRQVTGLLVTEFVEYECPAEATWQGGTLPPGKTTVQSQRDISGQRVEVRSAKESCGRQCVAWWTVPADHPNPSGAARWWLGFGQAAAVALWLVLVLGGLYTIVRPRRRPTEGTALPDAPSEQQRAQHDA
- a CDS encoding helicase-associated domain-containing protein, producing MKLKEHLRGLDRSELLRLLELRPDVLVEPAPRDWEGLAKSLSTHSALQRTLEHLDRDALHVTQALQVLGPDATPESVAVLLDSPPPLVESALDRLRARALVWQTPDGRLACPPRLAGWWAVPLGLGAPAAELLAGYALPALRELAAAHGLPDSTRGSLTDALAARLGTAVAGLPDEELAVLRTLAEGAPRRELTEPARAGLAPLLDRGLLLHRGKTGVELPREVGLALEPRRGRHRLTGPPPLPVAEASARLTVDESSIAAAEAVRQATTLLEAAEASPVPALLTGGVGTRERRRLARVLRCPLPATALWLDLAHSAGLLGQHTVGRGPGKAYAPTSAYDTWRARPPAARWVTLARAWLRLEEAPTHRVRADGKPVPPPLPNPGPAARQRAALLRLYAELPEDRGVADPAVLDRLAWQLPLLAAATAHLRAVAEAVLAEARLLGLVAGDQLSPAGRALLDADDPETPIDPGSFDAGDGLLAAAATLLPGTTDRVLLQSDLTAVAAGDPGQHLVRLLDTAADVESSGAARIWRFSAATVRRALDTGKSADQLIDALHAVAPDGLPQPLEYLIRDVARQHGSVRVLDAGCLVLAQDGIQALEIMNSPAADWLGLRQVADAVLLSPRPRPDTLGRLRRAGFLPVGQDSQGTDQPEDPVPTRGLVSTKTRYRPRTADPDELLAALAASPDEDPYDPEVHLRTAAPELPLDDRLRLAEAVRRGLGVEITYPMPDGTGTARPVSDLALERGTLLAWCHRHHTEALFDLARITRVGVPGAVRLMAESGPNRYP
- a CDS encoding MCE family protein, whose product is MITRRVRVQIIAFVVIALLGVSFVGARYAGLDRLFGARGYVVTMRLADSGGIFTNAEVAYRGVTVGRVGQLRLTATGLEVDLDIDSDTRIPADTKAVVTNRSAVGEQYVDLRPNTDAGPYLAGGSVISVDRTATPPPVETLLANLDGLTTSVPLDSLRTVVNELGTAFDGAGPQLQRLLDTTSVFTKDAVKNLPGTLELLRNARTVLGTQNQQGSSITSFSKDLRLLAAQLGKSDGDLRAVIDNGPKAAGQLSALLRESGQGISELTANLLTTVDVALPRKDGLEQAMVTYPLVVGGAFTVAPGDGTAHFGLAINLFDPPPCTKGYETTNRRPGNATGPVVLNTRAYCAEGPGSPVDVRGAQNAPYGGKPMTPPPSTKTVVGPARQPQPGAASGLLALLQLPGGQAPSTLAQMLGLPG
- a CDS encoding YbaB/EbfC family nucleoid-associated protein, coding for MTGPIIDPHAWLAAQEARIVALQARAEQAKQELSDAHTTVSSRGGAVTVTVNPGGALTALRLTAKADQLGHQALAAEIMTTIRQAQGRAGQRTAEIMAAVIGDDSEAMDFIKEQLPEQVEEDAPPPRRRPDDEGGDRPIMREDGW